A window of Halodesulfovibrio aestuarii DSM 17919 = ATCC 29578 contains these coding sequences:
- a CDS encoding sigma-54-dependent transcriptional regulator codes for MTPIGEIYLVDDEIEIRQACQQTFELEGYAIKTFSSAEEVLPHIAPDWLGVVISDVKMPGMDGLTLLNRIGEIASDLPVVILTGHGDVPMALEAIRSGAYDFLEKPAPPEYLIEVAKRALEARRLCLENRSLKQRLAVDFDLESRILGSSPEIQRLRKTVSSLASIDVDVLVLGETGVGKELTARSLHDCGNRQGGKFVPLNCCAIPESLVESELFGHERGAFTNASSRRIGKIELAQGGTLFLDEVESMPLDIQVKLLRALQERVIERVGSNQLIPVDFRVVAASKIDLREAVSKGTFREDLFFRLNVARVSVPPLRDRAEDVMLLLHHFMVVMAERFNKPVPDVASSVSNHLQQYPWPGNVRELRNVAQQLVLGLPLDLSCDENEVSCEASSSDIIVLDDLVEHYEKQLIIDALARNDGRIEKTALDLGIPRKRLYLRMRKYGLRKE; via the coding sequence ATGACCCCGATTGGTGAAATATACTTGGTCGATGACGAAATTGAGATTCGGCAGGCTTGTCAGCAGACCTTTGAGCTTGAAGGCTATGCAATTAAAACTTTCAGTTCTGCGGAAGAGGTGTTGCCGCATATTGCCCCCGACTGGTTGGGGGTCGTAATAAGCGATGTTAAAATGCCGGGGATGGACGGGCTTACTCTTTTGAACCGTATTGGGGAAATAGCGTCTGATTTGCCGGTAGTCATTCTCACCGGTCATGGTGATGTCCCTATGGCATTGGAAGCAATCCGTTCTGGAGCGTATGATTTTTTGGAGAAACCGGCACCTCCAGAATATCTGATAGAGGTTGCAAAACGTGCGCTGGAAGCACGCCGCCTTTGTCTTGAAAACCGCAGCTTGAAACAACGTCTTGCTGTTGATTTCGATCTGGAATCTCGGATTCTTGGTTCTTCACCTGAAATACAACGACTGCGCAAGACTGTAAGTTCATTGGCTTCGATTGATGTTGATGTACTTGTTTTAGGGGAAACCGGAGTCGGTAAGGAGCTTACAGCTCGTTCTTTGCATGATTGTGGTAACAGACAAGGTGGAAAGTTTGTTCCGTTGAACTGCTGCGCTATCCCGGAAAGTCTTGTGGAAAGTGAATTATTCGGTCATGAGCGGGGCGCATTCACAAACGCTTCAAGCCGTCGAATCGGTAAAATTGAGTTGGCGCAGGGAGGGACGCTTTTTCTAGATGAAGTGGAGTCTATGCCGCTTGATATTCAGGTAAAGCTGTTACGTGCATTACAAGAACGTGTGATCGAGCGCGTGGGCAGTAACCAGCTTATCCCAGTAGATTTCAGGGTGGTCGCAGCCTCTAAAATAGATCTGCGTGAAGCGGTCAGCAAAGGAACGTTTCGTGAGGACCTGTTTTTCCGGTTAAATGTAGCCCGGGTTAGTGTTCCTCCATTACGCGACAGAGCCGAGGACGTTATGCTGTTGCTTCATCATTTTATGGTTGTGATGGCTGAGCGGTTTAACAAGCCTGTCCCAGATGTTGCCTCCAGCGTAAGCAATCATCTTCAGCAGTACCCATGGCCGGGAAATGTCCGAGAGTTGCGTAACGTTGCCCAGCAGTTGGTTCTTGGTTTACCGCTGGACTTATCATGCGATGAAAATGAGGTTTCTTGTGAAGCTTCTTCTTCTGATATTATTGTTCTTGATGATCTGGTCGAGCATTATGAGAAGCAGCTCATAATCGATGCGTTGGCGCGTAATGACGGGCGCATTGAGAAGACCGCCTTAGATTTGGGTATCCCGCGTAAGCGTCTCTACTTGCGAATGCGTAAGTATGGTTTGCGGAAGGAGTAG